The genomic window TGTCCGCTGGAAGCCGTGGCCTTTGATCAGCAGGATGAATATTTCGAAATTAAGGCGGGGGGTATTGTCATTGCCACCGGATTCGAATCCCATGATCCGTCGTCGATCGGCCGATTGGGCTTCGGCCGCCTGCCGGAAGTCTATACGCTTGAACAATTCGAAAGACTGGCCAGCAGCAATGGTCCCACCGGCGGGAAGATAGTAAAAAGGGATGGCAGCCGCCCCCAGAGTATCGCATTCATACATTGTGCCGGCCGGGAAGAGCTCGGCTATTGCAGCGGCACCTGTTGCCAGGCTTCCTACAAACTTGGAATTCTGGCTCAAAAAGCGGATGAAGAATCCACCGAAACGCCGAAGGTGATGCACTTTCATACGGATCTTGTCTCAAGCGGATGGCTCGGCGCACGCCTCCTCGACAAGGCGAAGAAAACCGGATCCCAATTCCAACGAATCGGTGATCCCGCCGCCACAACGATAGAAGCCAAGGGGGGTGGATTGCGGATTCAATATAAAGACGGCGGCAATGTTCCGCAATTTCATGATGCGGATATGGTTGTCTTGGTCACCGGCATGAAGCCGAATTCCGCCGCCAAGGATGTCATCAAGATGCTTGCCCTCACGCATGATGACGCCGGTTTCCTCGCGGAGGACCACCCGATTCTGAGACCGGCGCAGGCCAGTTTTGAGGGGGTCTATCTGGCCGGATGTTCGTCCGGTCCGAAGAGCATCGCCGAGAGTATCAAACAGGCCCAAGCCGCCGCGGGAACGCTGCTGGCGCGGTTGCAACCGGGGAAGAAACTCACCCTGGAGGAAATGATCGCCCAGACAGATGAGGACTTGTGCAGCAGATGTCTCATATGTGTGTCCGTATGCCCTTATAAGGCTTGTGAATATGATGCCGAACGCGAGCGTGTCGTTATCAATGAGGTTCTGTGCCATGGGTGCGGTACCTGCGTCGCTGCTTGCCCCAGCGGCGCCGCTGAGGCTCGGCATTTCACCGATCACCAACTTCGGGTGGAGATTTCGGAGGTGCTCAGTGACTGACGTAAAACTCCTTACGTTTGTTTGCAACTGGTGTTCCTACGGCGGCGCCGATACCGCCGGCGGTCTCAAACTCGAGTGTCCGCCCGGAGTGCGCCTCGTGCGCGTGATGTGCTCCGGCAGGGTGGATGCACAACTGATACTCGAGGGGTTCAGATCCGGCGCGGATGGGGTATTGGTTCTCGGATGCCACCCCGGCGATTGCCATTATAAGGAAGGAAATTATGTGGCTCAGAAGCGCGCGCCGTTGCTCGCCCGAATGCTGGAACAGTTCGGTATTGAGAGGGAACGTTTCCGGATTGATTGGGTCTCTGCCGGGGAAGGAGAGCGGTTCAGTAAAGTGGTGAATGCGATGTATGACAATGTCGCCCGACTCGGCCCTCTTGAACTGGTTGATCGGAAGGTGGAGGGCTCAATGCGATGATAAAACAAAAACCCAAAGTCGCATTTTATTGGTGTGCATCATGTGGCGGCTGCGAGGAAACGGTGGTTGATCTCAATGCGGCGATCCTTGATGTCGCCGATGCCGTGGACATTGTGCTGTGGCCTGTGGCGCTTGATTTCAAGTATCACCACATTGAAGCGCTCAAAGACGGCGATATCGCCGTCAGTTTCATCAATGGCGCCATTCGAACCAATGAACAAGCCCACATCTCGAAATTGCTGCGCCAAAAATCGGGACTCGTGGTTGCTTTTGGGTCCTGTGCGCATACGGGCGGCATACCCGGCCTGGCGAATTTGACATCGCGGGAAGAGATCTTCCGGACTTCCTTTCATGAATCACCGACGGTCGTGAACGCATCGGGAACGGTTCCGCAGGAGGATTCGCTGGCCGATGGGATGCCGGTTCGCCTGCCGGCTTTCTGGGAAGAGGTGCACACTCTCGATCAATGGATCGATGTGGACTATTACATTCCCGGTTGTCCGCCGCCGCCTGCTCTGGTCTTGAGCGCCGTGACGGCGATTCTGGAAGGGAAACTCCCAGAGAAGGGATCCGTTCTGGCTCCCGCTAAAGCTCTCTGTGATACCTGTCCGCGGCGTAAAACAAAGTCGGAGAATACGAAAATCACCAAAATCCACCGGCCTCATGAGATCATTGCCGATCCTGAAATCTGCTTCCTCGAACAAGGCATTATCTGTTGCGGACCGGCTACACGCAGCGGGTGCGGTGAGGTCTGTATTAACGGGAATATGCCCTGTACCGGTTGTTTTGGACCACCCCCGGGCGTTATCGATCAGGGGGCGAAACTCATTTCGGCAATCTCCTCCCTTTTCAACGCGAAGACAAAAGAAGAGGCGATGGAAATGGCCCGCCAGGTTGTGGATCCCGCCGGAACCTTCCACCGATACACCGTTCCGTCCTCGCTCTTGGGATGCCGGATCCATAAGAAGGCCGCGATGCCCGCAGACGGCAGGATGGATAGGGAGGCTGCATGAAAACTATAACTGTGGATCCGATTACACGCCTCGAGGGCCACGGCAAAATCAATATTTTTCTTGATGATGACGGCAATGTACAAAAAGCAATTTTCCAAGTTCCGGAACTGAGAGGTTTTGAGGCCTTTGCGATAGGACGCCCTGCGGAGGATATGCCTCAGATCACATCCCGGATCTGCGGAGTATGCCCGACAGCCCACCATATGGCCGCAACGAAGGCGCTGGATGATCTCTTCAAGGTGACACCACCCCCCGCGGCGAAAGCCATCCGCGAATTGGTGAACTGCGCCTTCATGACGGAAGATCATGCCTTGCATTTCTATTTTCTCGGCGGACCCGATTTTGTGCTGGGTCCCTCCGCCCCGCCGGAGCAGCGCAATATTCTGGGCGTCGTCGGCGTCGTCGGCAAAGAAATCGCCGGACAGGTGATTGATATCCGCCGCCGTCTGCGTGATTTGATGGCGCTCTGCGCCGGCAAGCCGATACATCCCGTTTTCGGTCTTCCGGGGGGAGTGGCCAAGGCCATCCCAGAAAGTGAAAGAACGCAAATACAACAACTGGGCCGCGATACCGTCAAATTCGCCCAGTTCTCACTCGATCTCTTCCGAAAAATCGTTCTCGGAAATAAAGATCTCCTCGAACTCGTAACGGGGGATATCTATTATAATGAGACGAATTATATGGGCTTGGTGGACGCCGATAACCGCCTCAATCTGTACGATGGCGATGTGCGCGTCGTCGATCCTGCCGGCAAGGAGCGTCTGAAATTCAAACCTCAGGATTATGCCAAGCATATCGCGGAGCATGTCGAGGAGTGGACCTATGTTAAATTCCCGTATTTGCGGGATGTCGGTTGGAGGGGATTTGTCGACGGACCCGACAGCGGTCTCTACAGGGTCGCACCTCTGGCTCGGTTGAATGTCGCCGATGGCATGGCGACCCCGCTGGCGCAGGCCGAATACGAGCGTCTTTATGAGACATTCGGCGGCAAGCCGGTCCACCATACCCTGGCGAATCACTGGGCTCGTCTGATCGAACTCCTCTATGCCGCAGAGCGGATCACTGAGCTGGCGGACCTTCCTGAGCTGACATCACCCGATATCCGCAATCTCGATTTCGGCATTCCATCGGAAGGTGTGGGGATTGTTGAAGCGCCCCGCGGCACCCTGATTCATCACTATAAGTCTGATGAACGGGGTGTGCTTACGGGCTGCAATTTGATTGTGGCCACGGTCGGGAATTCCGCGGCTATCTGCATGTCAATCGATCGCGCGGCGAAGAAGCTAATAAAAAACGGCAATGTCAACGAAGGATTGTTAAATATGGTTGAAATGGCGTTCCGCGCCTATGATCCCTGCTTGTCCTGTGCAACCCATGCGCTACCCGGAGAAATGCCGCTGGCGGTGGAGATCATCGATTCAAAAGGTGTAATAGTACAGCGATTGGAAAGGAGATAACAATGGCTACCGAAATGCTCAACTGCTTTGGTATGAAGTGCCCTCAACCTGTTCTCAAGATGGCGATCGTGTCGAGAAAGCTGGCACCGGGTACGGTGCTCGAGATAAGCGCCGATTGCCCTGAATTTCCTGTCGACATTAAAAAGTGGTGCGAGAAGCAGGGCAAGGTCCTCATTGCCTGCAACGCTTTGGGGGGCGGTCAATTCAAGGCTCAGGTTCAATTCTAATTTCGCCTAGGTCGAGTCGGCGCCTGAGTCCGGAGTCCGACAGGAAGGAGATGCCGGGTCCAATGAAGACTCAATCTAGGGGATTGTGTGTCCTTGGACTCGGCAATCCGATTCTGACCGATGACGGCGCGGGAATAAGGACTGTAGAACTCGTCCAAGAGGACAGGGCTCGGTTTGCCGGTGATATCCCCGTGAACTTCCGGACACTTTGCATCGGTGGATATGATCTCCTTTACGAAGTTGAGGGATATGACGCCCTTCTCGTTGTGGATGCTTTTTTCTCCACCGAATCGGTTCCGGGGCATGTTCGCTTCCTGCAAGGGGACGACCTGATCTCCGGTGACGCCGCCCCTCCCTCGGCCCATATGCTGAATCTGCCCTCAGCCCTTAGGATGGGCCGGAAATTGGGCTACCGAACCCCGAATCTCATCGGGGTGGTGGCTATTGAGGTGGGCGAGACATGCCAGGATTTCGGGGAGTCTCTGACCCCCGAGGTTTCCTCCGCTGTTCCCATCGCCGCTGAAATGGTGTCGAAATTGGTAACGGATTACATTTCAAAATGTTGAGATAACCTCCAGGGTTTCCACACCTGCCGCCTGGGAAAGTCGGACGGGTTCCGGCGATCCGTTCCGAGGACCACTGTACCTCACAGATGAATCTTCCAGCGCCGGCATTTTTTCTTCGAGATACTGCGTTACACATTGTATTTCATAGAGTTTTACGATTTGGTAGAGTGGTATGGAGAATGCCTGACCTCTGAGGGTACCATCCATGGACGGAATCAGAAGACTGTGATAATTTGTGGCCCATCGGGCGCCTACATTACTAGAGGAGAAGAGTTGTGTTTCGTGAGATTGTTATCAACGCCGAGCCGATGGAGACCCGGATCGCCGTTTTGGAAGACGCCACGCTGGTTGAGCTGCTCGTGGAGCGGACGACGGAGCGGCGCATCGTCGGAGATATCTACAAAGGCAGGGTAACAGCCGTCCTTCCGGGAATGCAGGCTGCTTTTATCGATATCGGCCTCAGTCGAACCGCGTTTTTACATGCCTCTGACATGCTCCAGGCGATGATTGATTTCAAGGAATTCGAATTGGATGACGAAGCGGATGCCAACTATCGCCGAACGGCCAGAAATATCGAGATCCAAGATGTCTTGGAGAAGGGGCAGGAGATCCTCGTCCAGATCGTCAAGGAGGCGATCGGAACCAAGGGGCCAAAAGTCTCCGGGCGTATCAGCTTGCCGGGCCGCTATCTCGTTCTCATGCCGGGCATGGACCATATAGGTGTCTCCAGGAAGGTCGAGGATCGGGAAGAACGGTACCGTCTCAAGACTATCCTGCGGGAACTCAAACCCGGGAATGCCGGCCTTATCTGCCGCACGGTAGGAGAGGGTAAGGGTCACAAGGAGTTCGAGCAGGATGTCCAATATCTTGTCGATCTCTGGCACGATATCGAAACAAAGTCCGCCGACATGGAAACCCCCGCCCTGGTCCATCAGGAGATGACCCTCGTTACCGGTCTGATTCGCGATCTCTTTACGGAAGAGGTCAACCGCGTCGTCATTGACTCGCGGGAGATCTATCGATCGATTCTCGGGTACCTCAAATCGTTTACCCCCGAGCTGAAGGGCCGGATCAAGCTCTATAAAGGTGAGGGGCCGATTTTTGATGAATATGGGATCGAGACCGAGATCGAGCGGGCTTTGCAGCATAAGGTCTGGCTGAAAAAGGGCGGATATATCGTTATCGATCATACAGAAGCCCTCGTTTCGATCGATGTGAACACAGGGCGGTTCACCGGCAAGAAGAATCAGGAAGAAACGATCTTAAAGACGAATCTCGAAGCGGGGCAAGAGATTGCCCGCCAGCTCCGCCTGAGGGATATGGGCGGTATCGTGATCATCGATTTTATCGATATGGAGATGGAATCGAGCAAGCGCCAGGTCTATGACTCCTTCCGCCAGGCCCTGCGGGGTGACCGCGCCAGGACAAAGGTTTATCCGATCTCTGATCTGGGGATCGTCGAGATGACGCGGCAGCGGGAGCGGCCCAGTCTCTACCATTACTTCACACAGGATTGCCCAACCTGTGAAGGGGCGGGAAAGATCTTTTCCTTGAGCACCACCTCTTTGAAACTCGAGCGCCTTCTGCAACGGATCCATGCCCAATCGGGCGAGCGGCAGGTGCAAATCCGCATTCACCCTGTGGTAGCCGGCTACCTGCTGGATGAACGGGCGGAGCGGATGGCGGAGCTCGAGAAAAACTGGGGGATGCGCCTCGATATTCGCGAGGATCCCCGGTTGAAACGGGATGAGATTCGGATCTTCTTCCCGCGGACCCAGAAAGATGTGACCGAGGATTTCCAACCCAAATCGAAATAAGGGGATGAGGCCCCGGCCGGCCCCCGTGGGATCCTGTTTCGGGGCGGATGATTCGGAATTCCATCCCATTTGACCCCTTGACCTTTATCAAGCTCTTCGATAGTATCGATTTTTTGTGCCAGGAGAGAAATAACGGAGATATAACGATGTATGCGGTTGTCGCTTTTCAAGGTTTTCAATATAGGGTCAGCCCTGATGATCGGATTCAGGTGCCCTGCTACAAGGCGGAAGTTGGGGATTCGGTGACCCTTAGCGATGTTTTGCTTGTCGGCGGCGGCGATGAGGTTCTCATCGGCCGGCCTACGGTTGCCGGCGCGCACGTTGCGGCAGAGGTGGTTTCCCATCTCAGAGGCAAGAAGATTATTGTCGCCAAGTATAAGAAGCGTAAGGCTTACCGTAGGAGAAACGGATACCGCTCCGATCTCACCGAATTGAGGATCCTCGATATCAATGTCGGATCCGGGCGCGTGGCCAAGCCCATCGCGAAAGAGACCGAGGGAGGGGAATAGGATGGCCCATAAAAAAGGTGTTGGATCTTCCCGGAACGGTCGGGATTCCAATCCCCAATATTTAGGGGTGAAAAGATTCGGTGGCCAGAAGGTCACGGCCGGCTGCATTATCATCCGGCAACGCGGAACGCGGATTCTCCCTGGAAAGAATATCGGCCGGGGCAAAGATGATACGCTCTTCGCGCTCATCAACGGTGTTGTTGAATTCAAGAGGTCCGGAAAATCGCGGAAGGTGGTCCATATTGTTCCCGCGGCATAAACGCCGAATCTCAGAAATTCAGGTTCTTCCAAGAGATTCCCGCCCACCGTTGGGCGGGTTTCCTCTATTTTTCAGGAATTTCGGTCTTCAGAAATACGAGAGGGGAGAGAGCCGCCCAGGGATTCTCTTGGGGGATTAAAAGAAGCCGGTGCCCCGGGACCCTTGTCGTTGACAGGTGCCGGAGGGCATCCTACTCTCCATCCGTCGTGGATCTCACATTCAGGTGCGGAGGAATGAGTTTAACAAAGCAAAGGGTCATCGGCGTTATTCCCGCGCGTTTTGCTTCCACCCGCTTTCCCGGAAAAGTCCTGGCGAGATGGAAGGGCCGCACCATTCTCGAGCATGTCTACCGCCGCGCCGCATCCGTCGCAGAATTGGACGATCTTTGGATCGCCGTTGATGATGACCGGGTTTTTGATGAGGCCTGTTCCATCGGAGCGCAAGTCTGCCGGACATCGCCCGCCCATGCCAGTGGAACCGATCGGGTGGGGGAGGTCGTGGAAGGCTGCCGGCCGCTCCCGGATGCCGTGTTGAATATCCAAGCGGATGAACCGCTCGTCGATCCGGCATCCCTCTCCTTGCTGGCCTCCGCCTTGCGGGAGACGCCGGTGGAGATGGTGACGCTGGCCCATCCGATGAAGGATGTGGAGGAGTGGCGCAACCCATCTGTCGTCAAGGTGGTCCTGGACGCCGAGGGCAACGCCCTGTATTTTTCCCGGGCCCCGATCCCATATGATCGGGCGGGGTGGAACGAAACGGTGGCTGTCTACCGCCATGTCGGGCTCTACGGCTTCCGCCGGGAGGCCCTCCGGTCTTTTGTACAAGCACAACCTTCGCCGCTGGAGAGGGCCGAAGGCTTGGAGCAATTGAGGGCTTTGGAAATGGGTTGGAAGATCAGGGTCCTGATCGGGTCCTGGAAATCGATTGCGGTCGATACTCCGGAAGATTTGGCGGCATTGGATCGCCATGGGAGTCAACATGGAAGAGGAGGAGGAAGTGGCTCAATCGATGCGTGAGCGACATTTTATTTTTATCACCGGCGGTGTTGTTTCATCACTGGGGAAGGGTATTGCGGCCGCTTCACTGGGACTGCTTCTCAAGGAGCGGGGGCTGAAAGTCACGCTGCAGAAATTCGATCCCTATCTCAATGTCGATCCCGGCACAATGAGCCCCTATCAGCATGGTGAGGTTTTTGTAACCGATGATGGAGCGGAGACCGACCTCGATCTCGGCCACTATGAGCGGTTCACCGGTTTGAATCTGGGGCAGGCGAATAATGTCACGGCGGGGCAGATTTACGATACCGTTATCACCCGGGAGCGGCGGGGGGATTATCTTGGCAAGACCGTGCAGGTGATCCCGCATGTTACCGATGAAATCAAACACCGGATGGTGGAGAATGCCGCGGCGTCCGACGCCGATGTGTCGATCATTGAGATCGGCGGGACCGTCGGGGATATCGAATCCCTGCCCTTCCTCGAAGCGATCCGGCAGCTCCGTTTGGATTTGGGAAGAGAACACACGCTCTTTATACATTTGACTTTGGTTCCCTACATCAAAGCCGCCGGGGAATATAAAACAAAACCGACACAGCACAGTGTCAAGGGTCTGCGGGAGATTGGTATTCAGCCCGATATCCTCCTTTGCCGGTGTGAAGAGATGATATCGAGGGAACTGAGAGAAAAGATCGCCCTTTTCTGCAATGTCTCCTCCGAGGCTGTTATCCCCGCCGTCGATGTTGCATCGATTTACGAGGTTCCCTTGCATTTCCACGCCGGCGGGCTGGACCGGCTGACTTTGAGTCACTTCCAAATCTCAGCGGGCGAACCGAAGCTTGAATCGTGGGAGGAACTCGTATCCGTCATCAAGGGCGCCGACAAAGAAGTTGTAATCGCCGTTTGCGGGAAGTACACTTATTTGCACGATGCTTATAAAAGTCTTGTTGAAGCTTTGGTGCATGGAGCGACGGCAAATCGAACGCGGGTTCGCATCCGCTGGGTTGAATCCAATAAGATCCTTGAGGATGGCGCCGAGGCCAACCTGCTGGGCATTCATGGGCTTCTCGTGCCCGGCGGTTTCGGACAAAGGGGCATTGAGGGGATGATTCAAGCGATTCAGTATGCGCGCGAAAACCGCATTCCTTTTTTCGGGATCTGCCTCGGGATGCATTGTTCAACGATCGAGTTCGCCCGCAACGTCTCTGGGATGGAGGATGCTAATTCAACGGAGTTCAATCCCGATACTCCTTACCCCGTCATTTCGCTTCTGCCGGAGCAGCGTCCCGATCTGCCCAAGGGGGGCACGATGAGACTGGGCGGTTACCTTTGCCGCCTTGACCCCGACAGCCAGGCCCGCGAAGCCTATGGAAGTGATGAGGTGCAGGAGCGCCACCGCCATCGTTATGAGTTTAACAATGCCTATCTTGACACTTTGGCGGCTCACGGCCTGAGGGCGACGGGGATCCACCCCGAGAACAACCTTGTGGAGATCATTGAGCTGGACGATCACCCTTGGTATGTCGCCGTTCAATTTCACCCTGAACTCAAGAGCCGGCCGCGGGATCCGCACCCCCTGTTCAAGGCCTTCATCGCCGCGTCTGTATGTCATAGCAAAT from Candidatus Eisenbacteria bacterium includes these protein-coding regions:
- a CDS encoding hydrogenase maturation protease, whose product is MKTQSRGLCVLGLGNPILTDDGAGIRTVELVQEDRARFAGDIPVNFRTLCIGGYDLLYEVEGYDALLVVDAFFSTESVPGHVRFLQGDDLISGDAAPPSAHMLNLPSALRMGRKLGYRTPNLIGVVAIEVGETCQDFGESLTPEVSSAVPIAAEMVSKLVTDYISKC
- a CDS encoding oxidoreductase, yielding MIKQKPKVAFYWCASCGGCEETVVDLNAAILDVADAVDIVLWPVALDFKYHHIEALKDGDIAVSFINGAIRTNEQAHISKLLRQKSGLVVAFGSCAHTGGIPGLANLTSREEIFRTSFHESPTVVNASGTVPQEDSLADGMPVRLPAFWEEVHTLDQWIDVDYYIPGCPPPPALVLSAVTAILEGKLPEKGSVLAPAKALCDTCPRRKTKSENTKITKIHRPHEIIADPEICFLEQGIICCGPATRSGCGEVCINGNMPCTGCFGPPPGVIDQGAKLISAISSLFNAKTKEEAMEMARQVVDPAGTFHRYTVPSSLLGCRIHKKAAMPADGRMDREAA
- the kdsB gene encoding 3-deoxy-manno-octulosonate cytidylyltransferase encodes the protein MSLTKQRVIGVIPARFASTRFPGKVLARWKGRTILEHVYRRAASVAELDDLWIAVDDDRVFDEACSIGAQVCRTSPAHASGTDRVGEVVEGCRPLPDAVLNIQADEPLVDPASLSLLASALRETPVEMVTLAHPMKDVEEWRNPSVVKVVLDAEGNALYFSRAPIPYDRAGWNETVAVYRHVGLYGFRREALRSFVQAQPSPLERAEGLEQLRALEMGWKIRVLIGSWKSIAVDTPEDLAALDRHGSQHGRGGGSGSIDA
- the rpmA gene encoding 50S ribosomal protein L27, which translates into the protein MAHKKGVGSSRNGRDSNPQYLGVKRFGGQKVTAGCIIIRQRGTRILPGKNIGRGKDDTLFALINGVVEFKRSGKSRKVVHIVPAA
- a CDS encoding CoB--CoM heterodisulfide reductase iron-sulfur subunit A family protein, coding for MKYKIGVFVCGCGGNIADVVDAEKLAQTVKSQPDVCFSIVHNLLCSPDGKAFFVEQMKKHGATHAVVAACSPKDHEIDFQRGLEEAGLNRYMVQMANIREHCAWVTRNRDAAFTKSLAMLKAAIHRVHLHEALEHKEIECNADILVIGGGIAGIEAALLAAAGNRNVTIVEQGPTLGGRLPEFEEVAPNMECAPCLISPRLSAISEAENIKILTHARVTDIRGYFGNYEIKVEKKARQVNEDFCMGCDECINACPVSVPSDFHRGLGERKAIYVPFPGSVPNCAVIDRESCLRSKGESCTACADACPLEAVAFDQQDEYFEIKAGGIVIATGFESHDPSSIGRLGFGRLPEVYTLEQFERLASSNGPTGGKIVKRDGSRPQSIAFIHCAGREELGYCSGTCCQASYKLGILAQKADEESTETPKVMHFHTDLVSSGWLGARLLDKAKKTGSQFQRIGDPAATTIEAKGGGLRIQYKDGGNVPQFHDADMVVLVTGMKPNSAAKDVIKMLALTHDDAGFLAEDHPILRPAQASFEGVYLAGCSSGPKSIAESIKQAQAAAGTLLARLQPGKKLTLEEMIAQTDEDLCSRCLICVSVCPYKACEYDAERERVVINEVLCHGCGTCVAACPSGAAEARHFTDHQLRVEISEVLSD
- a CDS encoding Rne/Rng family ribonuclease, producing the protein MFREIVINAEPMETRIAVLEDATLVELLVERTTERRIVGDIYKGRVTAVLPGMQAAFIDIGLSRTAFLHASDMLQAMIDFKEFELDDEADANYRRTARNIEIQDVLEKGQEILVQIVKEAIGTKGPKVSGRISLPGRYLVLMPGMDHIGVSRKVEDREERYRLKTILRELKPGNAGLICRTVGEGKGHKEFEQDVQYLVDLWHDIETKSADMETPALVHQEMTLVTGLIRDLFTEEVNRVVIDSREIYRSILGYLKSFTPELKGRIKLYKGEGPIFDEYGIETEIERALQHKVWLKKGGYIVIDHTEALVSIDVNTGRFTGKKNQEETILKTNLEAGQEIARQLRLRDMGGIVIIDFIDMEMESSKRQVYDSFRQALRGDRARTKVYPISDLGIVEMTRQRERPSLYHYFTQDCPTCEGAGKIFSLSTTSLKLERLLQRIHAQSGERQVQIRIHPVVAGYLLDERAERMAELEKNWGMRLDIREDPRLKRDEIRIFFPRTQKDVTEDFQPKSK
- a CDS encoding hydrogenase iron-sulfur subunit; amino-acid sequence: MGAVPASLLAPAAPLRLGISPITNFGWRFRRCSVTDVKLLTFVCNWCSYGGADTAGGLKLECPPGVRLVRVMCSGRVDAQLILEGFRSGADGVLVLGCHPGDCHYKEGNYVAQKRAPLLARMLEQFGIERERFRIDWVSAGEGERFSKVVNAMYDNVARLGPLELVDRKVEGSMR
- a CDS encoding sulfurtransferase TusA family protein, with amino-acid sequence MATEMLNCFGMKCPQPVLKMAIVSRKLAPGTVLEISADCPEFPVDIKKWCEKQGKVLIACNALGGGQFKAQVQF
- a CDS encoding Ni/Fe hydrogenase subunit alpha; amino-acid sequence: MKTITVDPITRLEGHGKINIFLDDDGNVQKAIFQVPELRGFEAFAIGRPAEDMPQITSRICGVCPTAHHMAATKALDDLFKVTPPPAAKAIRELVNCAFMTEDHALHFYFLGGPDFVLGPSAPPEQRNILGVVGVVGKEIAGQVIDIRRRLRDLMALCAGKPIHPVFGLPGGVAKAIPESERTQIQQLGRDTVKFAQFSLDLFRKIVLGNKDLLELVTGDIYYNETNYMGLVDADNRLNLYDGDVRVVDPAGKERLKFKPQDYAKHIAEHVEEWTYVKFPYLRDVGWRGFVDGPDSGLYRVAPLARLNVADGMATPLAQAEYERLYETFGGKPVHHTLANHWARLIELLYAAERITELADLPELTSPDIRNLDFGIPSEGVGIVEAPRGTLIHHYKSDERGVLTGCNLIVATVGNSAAICMSIDRAAKKLIKNGNVNEGLLNMVEMAFRAYDPCLSCATHALPGEMPLAVEIIDSKGVIVQRLERR
- a CDS encoding CTP synthase, with product MRERHFIFITGGVVSSLGKGIAAASLGLLLKERGLKVTLQKFDPYLNVDPGTMSPYQHGEVFVTDDGAETDLDLGHYERFTGLNLGQANNVTAGQIYDTVITRERRGDYLGKTVQVIPHVTDEIKHRMVENAAASDADVSIIEIGGTVGDIESLPFLEAIRQLRLDLGREHTLFIHLTLVPYIKAAGEYKTKPTQHSVKGLREIGIQPDILLCRCEEMISRELREKIALFCNVSSEAVIPAVDVASIYEVPLHFHAGGLDRLTLSHFQISAGEPKLESWEELVSVIKGADKEVVIAVCGKYTYLHDAYKSLVEALVHGATANRTRVRIRWVESNKILEDGAEANLLGIHGLLVPGGFGQRGIEGMIQAIQYARENRIPFFGICLGMHCSTIEFARNVSGMEDANSTEFNPDTPYPVISLLPEQRPDLPKGGTMRLGGYLCRLDPDSQAREAYGSDEVQERHRHRYEFNNAYLDTLAAHGLRATGIHPENNLVEIIELDDHPWYVAVQFHPELKSRPRDPHPLFKAFIAASVCHSKSGACVTDVPA
- the rplU gene encoding 50S ribosomal protein L21, whose amino-acid sequence is MYAVVAFQGFQYRVSPDDRIQVPCYKAEVGDSVTLSDVLLVGGGDEVLIGRPTVAGAHVAAEVVSHLRGKKIIVAKYKKRKAYRRRNGYRSDLTELRILDINVGSGRVAKPIAKETEGGE